The following proteins come from a genomic window of Salvia hispanica cultivar TCC Black 2014 chromosome 4, UniMelb_Shisp_WGS_1.0, whole genome shotgun sequence:
- the LOC125218538 gene encoding uncharacterized protein LOC125218538, with protein sequence MGYVLRVRLASFFTGAALASAAGLYYLQKDYAIAHHAISQQIDNTYKSLDERVSALEQLKTDEAPKAVEAADSA encoded by the exons ATGGGTTATGTGCTGCGGGTTAGGCTGGCTTCATTCTTCACCGGCGCGGCGCTGGCATCCGCCGCCGGTCTCTATTATCTCCAGAAGGATTACGCAATTGCCCACCACGCCATCTCTCAAcag ATAGATAACACTTACAAGTCACTGGACGAACGTGTGTCCGCATTGGAGCAGTTGAAAACAGATGAGGCACCAAAGGCTGTGGAAGCTGCTGACTCTGCCTAA
- the LOC125218537 gene encoding beta-carotene isomerase D27, chloroplastic, producing MVLSLPATKSLFPSPCWPERRRKFHLRSSTVRCGIAEASGQPAPMGQKTKYKDGVLERVFMSLFSRKMYKFGRGGKAGMEEKGLFDCDYESFVEVSRGVMEGRSRVQQQQVVREVLLSMLPPGAPAQFRKLFPPTKWAAEFNAALTVPFFHWLVGPSEVVEVEINGVKQKSGVHIKKCRYLENSGCVGMCVNMCKIPTQDFFTNEFGLPLTMNPNFEDMSCEMIYGQVPPSFEDDPVSKQSCLPNFCSIANPNSSLCPKLKA from the exons ATGGTGTTAAGCTTGCCGGCAACCAAGTCGTTGTTCCCATCGCCATGTTGGCCGGAGAGACGGAGGAAATTCCATTTACGCAGCAGCACAGTGCGGTGCGGAATAGCAGAGGCTTCGGGACAGCCGGCACCGATGGGGCAGAAGACCAAGTACAAGGACGGGGTGTTGGAGAGAGTGTTCATGAGCCTCTTCTCGCGGAAGATGTACAAGTTCGGGCGCGGAGGAAAAGCGGGGATGGAGGAGAAGGGGCTGTTCGACTGTGATTACGAGTCGTTTGTGGAAGTGTCGAGAGGAGTGATGGAGGGAAGGAGTCGTGTGCAGCAGCAGCAAGTTGTTAGAGAGGTGCTCCTCTCCATGCTTCCTCCCGGCGCCCCTGCTCAA TTTAGAAAATTGTTTCCACCAACAAAATGGGCAGCAGAGTTCAATGCTGCATTAACGGTGCCTTTCTTCCACTGGTTGGTTGGCCCTTCTGAg GTGGTGGAGGTAGAAATAAACGGAGTGAAGCAAAAGAGCGGAGTACACATCAAGAAATGCAG GTACTTGGAGAATAGTGGTTGCGTAGGAATGTGCGTTAACATGTGTAAAATACCAACACAAGATTTTTTCACCAACGAGTTTGGCCTTCCATTGACGATGAATCCAA ATTTTGAAGACATGAGTTGTGAGATGATATATGGACAAGTTCCGCCCTCCTTTGAGGACGATCCGGTTTCAAAACAATCTTGTCTACCAAATTTTT GCTCCATTGCAAACCCAAATTCAAGTCTCTGTCCCAAACTAAAAGcatga
- the LOC125223590 gene encoding protein CANDIDATE G-PROTEIN COUPLED RECEPTOR 7-like yields the protein MSLLLLLILSSAALSAAEIRSTDTRSDSRPLILLDEFGFTHRGQLELNVTNLSLSGSAPDPPELSKLGFFLCTIDAWAHVLQQIDDAQINCVLQSDAIKRVFAFDQLPHPSASAFNFSYAESSADQYTLIFANCLPQLKVSMNVRSAMYNLEGGRSNRRDYLSAGKTILPRVYFLLSIIYFIMTAFWINVLYKKRPTVFGIHFFMLAVVLLKALNLLCEAEDKSYIKRTGSAHGWDVLFYIFSFLKGITLFTLIVLIGTGWSFLKPYLHDKEKKVLMIVIPLQVIANIAQVVIDETGPFGQDWIAWKQVFLLVDVVCCCAVLFPIVWSIKNLREAAKTDGKAAVNLMKLTLFRQYYIVVICYIYFTRVVVYGLETITSYKYFWTSVVAAELATLAFYAFTGYKFRPEVHNPYFVIDDEEEEAAAEQLKLEDEFEL from the coding sequence ATGTctctccttctcctcctcatcctcTCCTCCGCCGCCCTCTCCGCCGCCGAGATCCGCTCCACCGACACCCGATCCGACTCCCGCCCCTTAATCCTCCTCGACGAGTTCGGCTTCACCCACCGCGGCCAGCTCGAGCTCAACGTCACCAACCTCTCCCTCTCCGGCTCCGCACCCGACCCGCCCGAGCTCTCCAAACTCGGATTCTTCCTCTGCACCATCGACGCCTGGGCGCACGTCCTCCAGCAAATCGACGATGCGCAGATCAATTGCGTCCTCCAATCCGACGCCATCAAGCGCGTCTTCGCCTTCGATCAACTCCCCCACCCCTCCGCCTCCGCCTTCAATTTCTCCTACGCCGAGTCCTCCGCCGATCAGTACACTCTCATCTTCGCCAATTGCCTCCCGCAGCTCAAGGTCTCCATGAACGTCCGCTCCGCGATGTACAACCTGGAAGGCGGAAGGTCCAACCGCCGCGATTATCTCTCCGCTGGTAAAACAATTCTACCTAGGGTTTACTTCCTGCTCTCCATCATCTATTTCATTATGACCGCCTTTTGGATCAATGTCTTGTACAAGAAGAGACCGACTGTTTTTGGAATCCATTTCTTTATGTTGGCTGTGGTATTGCTCAAAGCACTGAATCTATTGTGTGAGGCCGAAGATAAATCGTATATTAAGCGCACTGGATCTGCACACGGTTGGGATGTGCTGTTTTACATATTCAGTTTCTTGAAGGGCATCACTTTGTTCACCTTGATCGTCTTGATCGGAACGGGATGGTCATTCCTGAAGCCGTATTTGCACGATAAGGAGAAGAAGGTTTTGATGATCGTGATTCCTCTTCAGGTTATCGCGAATATAGCTCAGGTTGTGATTGATGAGACAGGGCCCTTCGGGCAGGATTGGATCGCTTGGAAGCAGGTGTTCTTGCTCGTGGATGTCGTCTGCTGCTGTGCCGTGCTTTTCCCCATTGTTTGGTCGATTAAGAACTTGCGCGAAGCAGCCAAGACTGATGGCAAGGCTGCGGTCAATTTGATGAAGCTCACTCTGTTTAGGCAGTATTACATTGTGGTCATATGCTACATTTACTTCACTCGGGTTGTGGTCTATGGTCTCGAAACTATTACTTCGTATAAGTACTTCTGGACTAGCGTGGTTGCCGCAGAGTTGGCTACCTTGGCATTCTATGCGTTCACAGGGTACAAGTTCAGGCCCGAGGTCCACAATCCTTACTTTGTGATTGATGATGAAGAGGAAGAGGCTGCTGCTGAGCAATTGAAGCTTGAAGATGAGTTTGAATTATGA